One stretch of Rathayibacter festucae DSM 15932 DNA includes these proteins:
- a CDS encoding DNA-3-methyladenine glycosylase family protein: MSSALPAPVPFLATVYAPAVPVSLALTLRTLLRGSGDPTMLIDATGFWRAFRTPLGPGTLHLRQAADGAVHARAWGEGAEWLIDHVPELLGHGDDWSALDLSAHGPLAEVLRRSAGLRLTRANLVFEMLAPSILEQKVTSTEAWRAYRALVRLHGEPAPGPVALHVAPSAEQWRRVPSWDWHRAGVDPRRSRTVLTAALVAKGLERTLALGRGGEVVAQRLQSVPGIGPWTASEVMMRAHGDPDAVSVGDYHLAAAVGFALTGRLGVDDDGMLELLEPWRGHRQRIIRLIGTSGARKPRHGPRMTIQDHRWH; this comes from the coding sequence GTGTCGTCCGCGCTCCCCGCTCCCGTGCCGTTCCTGGCCACGGTCTACGCGCCGGCCGTGCCGGTGAGCCTCGCGCTCACGCTCCGCACGCTGCTGCGCGGCTCGGGCGACCCGACGATGCTGATCGACGCGACCGGCTTCTGGCGCGCGTTCCGCACGCCGCTCGGCCCCGGCACGCTGCACCTGCGGCAGGCGGCCGATGGTGCCGTGCACGCGCGGGCCTGGGGCGAGGGCGCGGAGTGGCTGATCGATCATGTGCCCGAGCTGCTCGGCCACGGCGACGACTGGAGCGCGCTCGATCTCTCCGCACACGGTCCGCTGGCCGAGGTGCTGCGCCGCTCGGCGGGGCTGCGGCTGACCCGGGCCAACCTCGTCTTCGAGATGCTGGCGCCGTCGATCCTGGAGCAGAAGGTCACCAGCACGGAGGCGTGGCGCGCCTACCGCGCGCTGGTGCGACTGCACGGCGAGCCGGCTCCCGGGCCGGTGGCGCTGCACGTGGCGCCGTCGGCCGAGCAGTGGCGCCGGGTCCCGTCCTGGGACTGGCACCGGGCGGGCGTCGATCCGCGGCGCTCGCGCACCGTGCTGACGGCGGCGCTGGTGGCGAAGGGGCTCGAGCGCACGCTGGCGCTCGGCCGCGGCGGCGAGGTGGTGGCGCAGCGCCTGCAGTCGGTGCCCGGCATCGGGCCGTGGACGGCGTCCGAGGTGATGATGCGGGCCCACGGTGACCCGGACGCGGTGAGCGTGGGCGACTACCACCTGGCCGCGGCGGTCGGCTTCGCGCTGACCGGGCGCCTCGGGGTCGACGACGACGGGATGCTCGAGCTGCTCGAGCCGTGGCGCGGGCACCGGCAGCGGATCATCCGCCTGATCGGGACGAGCGGCGCCCGCAAGCCGCGGCACGGCCCGCGGATGACGATCCAGGACCACCGGTGGCACTGA
- a CDS encoding phytoene desaturase family protein, whose amino-acid sequence MARRDRHRTRDLSERSGTAPGPLRSDTPAAVDPSVDVVIVGAGHNGLVAAAYLAQAGLDVLVLERGARAGGATVSEYPFRGVEARLSRYSYLVSLLPPSVLADLRVDVPLLRRRYSSYTPDPADPTRGLLVDTGDALATADSFARMGTPEDAETFADFSRHTSRLARALWPTLTQPLLRREEARRLVGEDAIWRAMIERPIGEVIERNIAGDAARGVLLTDALIGTFAGAGDADLAQNRCLLYHVIGGGTGDWDVPVGGMGSVSGALERAARNAGARILTGAEVTSVDPAGEVVYRRGPRSRRVRTRFVLSNVAPFVLDRLLGDGEALSPGVPRPEGAQVKVNLVLRRLPRLRDESVAPEAAFGGTFHVNEGYRQLDEAHRDAEQGRVPSPIPCEIYCHSLTDPTILSPELAASGAQTLTVFALHVPDRLLTGENAPTREQLETAVLDSIDSVLAEPIRDLVLLDADGNPCIETRTTRDLEESLGLPGGHIFHGPLSWPFAEDDEPLDTPAQRWGVATEHPRVLLCGAGARRGGGVSGIGGHNAAMAVLEALGA is encoded by the coding sequence ATGGCCCGACGCGACAGGCACCGCACCCGAGACCTCTCCGAGCGCAGCGGCACCGCGCCCGGCCCGCTGCGCTCCGACACCCCCGCCGCGGTCGATCCCTCGGTCGACGTCGTGATCGTCGGCGCCGGTCACAACGGCCTGGTCGCGGCGGCCTACCTCGCCCAGGCCGGACTCGACGTCCTCGTCCTCGAGCGCGGGGCGCGCGCGGGCGGCGCGACCGTCTCGGAGTACCCCTTCCGCGGCGTCGAGGCGCGGCTCAGCCGCTACTCCTACCTCGTCAGCCTGCTGCCGCCGTCGGTCCTCGCCGATCTGCGGGTCGACGTGCCGCTGCTGCGGCGGCGCTACTCCTCCTACACGCCCGACCCCGCCGATCCGACGCGCGGACTGCTCGTCGACACCGGCGACGCCCTGGCCACCGCGGACTCCTTCGCGCGGATGGGCACCCCGGAGGACGCCGAGACGTTCGCCGACTTCTCCCGGCACACCTCGCGGCTGGCGCGCGCCCTCTGGCCGACGCTCACTCAGCCGCTGCTGCGCCGGGAGGAGGCGCGGCGGCTCGTCGGCGAGGACGCGATCTGGCGGGCGATGATCGAGCGCCCGATCGGCGAGGTGATCGAGCGGAACATCGCCGGCGACGCGGCGCGCGGCGTCCTGCTCACCGACGCGCTGATCGGCACCTTCGCCGGTGCCGGCGACGCCGACCTCGCGCAGAACCGCTGCCTGCTCTACCACGTGATCGGCGGCGGCACCGGCGACTGGGACGTCCCGGTCGGCGGCATGGGCAGCGTCTCGGGAGCGCTGGAGCGGGCGGCCCGGAACGCCGGCGCGCGGATCCTCACCGGCGCCGAGGTGACGAGCGTGGATCCGGCCGGCGAGGTCGTCTACCGCCGCGGACCGCGCAGCCGCCGGGTGCGGACGCGCTTCGTGCTCTCCAACGTCGCCCCGTTCGTCCTCGACAGGCTGCTGGGCGACGGCGAGGCCCTGAGCCCGGGAGTCCCGCGCCCCGAGGGCGCGCAGGTGAAGGTCAACCTGGTGCTGCGCCGCCTGCCGCGCCTGCGCGACGAGAGCGTCGCCCCGGAGGCGGCCTTCGGCGGCACCTTCCACGTCAACGAGGGCTACCGCCAGCTCGACGAGGCCCACCGCGACGCCGAGCAGGGCCGCGTCCCCTCGCCGATCCCCTGCGAGATCTACTGCCACTCGCTGACCGACCCGACGATCCTCTCGCCGGAGCTCGCCGCGAGCGGCGCGCAGACGCTCACCGTCTTCGCCCTGCACGTCCCCGACCGGCTGCTGACCGGCGAGAACGCCCCGACGCGCGAGCAGCTCGAGACCGCGGTCCTCGACTCGATCGACTCCGTGCTCGCCGAGCCGATCCGCGACCTGGTGCTCCTGGACGCCGACGGGAACCCCTGCATCGAGACGCGCACGACCCGCGACCTGGAGGAGAGCCTCGGCCTGCCCGGCGGCCACATCTTCCACGGACCGCTCTCCTGGCCGTTCGCGGAGGACGACGAGCCGCTGGACACCCCGGCCCAGCGCTGGGGTGTCGCCACCGAGCACCCGCGGGTGCTGCTCTGCGGCGCGGGCGCGCGCCGGGGCGGCGGCGTCTCGGGGATCGGCGGCCACAACGCGGCGATGGCGGTGCTGGAGGCGCTCGGCGCCTGA
- a CDS encoding proline dehydrogenase family protein, translated as MALRLPRQKPEFDVEAPILSRVEALVRRWLVRSRAFPVDPAAQRLAGVLQDPNGLDFTVGFVDGVARPEDPVVAAENLAALTAKTPAFLPSYLRAAVATGGAVGPVLPWVVVPAARQVLRRMVGHLVVDASDARLGSAIRRLREGGDRLNLNLLGEAVLGEREADRRLEGTRRLLERDDVDYVSIKVSSIASQLSMWAFDEAVDRVVQRLTPLYQFAAASPEPKFINLDMEEYKDLDLTVAVFRRLLEQPGMQQLEAGIVLQAYLPDALGVLVSLTEWATERRRLGGAPIKVRVVKGANLAMERVDAAIHDWPLATVGSKAEADTNYKRLLDYALRPERTDAVRIGVAGHNLFDIAWAWITANERGVADAVDIEMLLGMATGQARAVREDVGRLLLYTPVVHPREFDVAISYLIRRLEENSSPENFLSAVFELEDESVLQRELGRFRASLEAPDDTVPTPNRTQDRLREWSSGSGVRLVREHAGAGARVQDPAAEGLTEAVLGLRRGSGATAATSAFRNEPDTDPALPGNRRWARLITDRIARSTIGTLAADRARITDAAELQELLRRVALRAERWGERLGYDRAAILDRAGLALAANRDRLIEVMASETGKTVAEADPEVSEAIDFAHYYATRARELDAVGGATFVPERVTVVAPPWNFPVAIPAGSILAALAAGSGVVVKPAPQARRSAAVLVEALWDAGIPQDLVALVDLDEETLGRALITDPLVDRVLLTGSYETAKLFRSWRPDLPLLAETSGKNAIVVTPHADYDLAVADIVRSAFGHAGQKCSAASLVILVGSVARSKRFRAQLVDAVTSLRVGWPSDPAAAMGPLIEKPTGKLAHALTTLGAGESWLVEPQRLDDTGRLWSPGVREGVTEDSYAHLTEFFGPVLGIMHAATLEDAIRLQNATDYGLTAGLHSLHSDELALWLDSVEAGNLYVNRGITGAIVRRQPFGGWKRSSVGGGAKAGGPNHLIGLGSWKPSPARPSTTLHLRGLDDRARQFIEAAQSSLQFEQFDLLRRSALSDQLAWATEFGVVTDISKVGVERNLFRYLRVPVAVRLADGGDLGELLRVIAAALLVRARLDVSTSIPLPPKVAGMLAGDELLEMAGLAPKVVVESDAQWLARAAAGRITASRIRIVGDIVSDRVDEFGGPQGGTAPSLGPDSSIEALQSVRDSTRSFTDVVSGMTRGSTGKPVPLVRADGSRVPLSTALAEALGGSPDVAIYADPVTPAGRVELLPFLREQSISITNHRFGAAIDLSDDVV; from the coding sequence ATGGCGCTGCGGCTGCCCCGGCAGAAGCCCGAGTTCGACGTCGAGGCGCCGATCCTGTCCCGCGTCGAGGCGCTGGTGCGCCGCTGGCTGGTGCGCAGCCGGGCGTTCCCGGTCGACCCCGCGGCGCAGCGCCTCGCCGGCGTCCTGCAGGATCCGAACGGCCTCGACTTCACGGTCGGCTTCGTCGACGGGGTCGCCCGCCCGGAGGACCCGGTGGTCGCGGCCGAGAACCTCGCCGCGCTGACCGCGAAGACCCCCGCGTTCCTCCCCTCCTACCTGCGCGCCGCGGTCGCGACCGGCGGCGCCGTCGGCCCGGTGCTGCCGTGGGTCGTCGTCCCGGCGGCCCGTCAGGTGCTGCGCAGGATGGTCGGCCACCTCGTCGTCGACGCCTCCGACGCCCGGCTCGGCTCGGCGATCCGCCGGCTGCGCGAGGGCGGCGACCGCCTCAACCTGAACCTGCTCGGCGAGGCCGTGCTGGGCGAGCGCGAGGCCGACCGGCGCCTCGAGGGCACCCGGCGGCTGCTCGAGCGCGACGACGTCGACTACGTGAGCATCAAGGTCTCCAGCATCGCCAGCCAGCTCTCGATGTGGGCGTTCGACGAGGCCGTCGACCGCGTCGTGCAGCGGCTGACCCCGCTCTACCAGTTCGCCGCGGCGAGCCCGGAGCCGAAGTTCATCAACCTCGACATGGAGGAGTACAAGGACCTCGACCTCACCGTCGCGGTGTTCCGCCGTCTCCTCGAGCAGCCGGGCATGCAGCAGCTCGAGGCCGGCATCGTCCTGCAGGCGTACCTCCCCGACGCCCTCGGCGTGCTGGTGTCGCTGACGGAGTGGGCGACCGAGCGCCGGCGGCTCGGCGGCGCGCCGATCAAGGTCCGCGTCGTCAAGGGCGCGAACCTCGCGATGGAGCGGGTGGATGCGGCGATCCACGACTGGCCCCTCGCGACGGTGGGCAGCAAGGCCGAGGCCGACACGAACTACAAGCGGCTCCTCGACTACGCGCTGCGGCCCGAGCGGACGGACGCGGTCCGGATCGGCGTGGCCGGTCACAACCTCTTCGACATCGCCTGGGCCTGGATCACCGCGAACGAGCGCGGCGTCGCCGACGCGGTCGACATCGAGATGCTGCTCGGCATGGCGACCGGTCAGGCGCGCGCCGTCCGCGAGGACGTCGGCCGGCTCCTGCTCTACACGCCGGTCGTGCACCCGCGCGAGTTCGACGTCGCGATCTCGTACCTGATCCGCCGCCTGGAGGAGAACTCCAGCCCGGAGAACTTCCTCTCGGCCGTCTTCGAGCTCGAGGACGAGAGCGTGCTGCAGCGCGAGCTCGGCCGCTTCCGCGCCTCGCTCGAGGCGCCCGACGACACGGTGCCGACCCCGAACCGCACCCAGGACCGGCTGCGCGAGTGGTCGTCCGGCTCCGGTGTCCGGCTCGTGCGCGAGCACGCCGGCGCCGGCGCCCGTGTGCAGGACCCGGCCGCCGAGGGCCTCACCGAGGCGGTGCTGGGGCTGCGCCGCGGCTCCGGGGCGACCGCGGCGACCAGCGCCTTCCGCAACGAGCCCGACACCGACCCGGCACTGCCGGGCAACCGCCGCTGGGCCCGGCTGATCACCGACCGCATCGCGCGATCGACCATCGGCACCCTCGCGGCCGACCGCGCCCGGATCACCGACGCGGCGGAGCTGCAGGAGCTGCTGCGCCGGGTCGCGCTCCGGGCGGAGCGCTGGGGCGAGCGCCTCGGCTACGACCGCGCCGCGATCCTCGACCGCGCGGGGCTCGCCCTCGCGGCCAACCGCGACCGGCTGATCGAGGTGATGGCCTCCGAGACCGGCAAGACGGTCGCCGAGGCCGACCCCGAGGTATCCGAGGCGATCGACTTCGCCCACTACTACGCCACCCGCGCCCGCGAGCTGGACGCCGTCGGCGGCGCCACCTTCGTGCCCGAGCGGGTCACCGTGGTCGCGCCGCCGTGGAACTTCCCGGTCGCGATCCCGGCCGGCTCGATCCTCGCGGCGCTCGCCGCGGGCTCCGGCGTCGTCGTCAAGCCGGCCCCGCAGGCCCGGCGCTCGGCCGCGGTGCTCGTGGAGGCGCTCTGGGACGCCGGGATCCCGCAGGACCTCGTCGCGCTCGTCGACCTCGACGAGGAGACGCTCGGCCGCGCCCTGATCACCGACCCGCTGGTCGACCGGGTGCTGCTCACCGGCTCCTACGAGACGGCGAAGCTCTTCCGCTCCTGGCGACCCGACCTGCCGCTGCTCGCCGAGACCAGCGGCAAGAACGCGATCGTCGTCACCCCGCACGCGGACTACGACCTCGCCGTCGCCGACATCGTGCGGAGCGCCTTCGGGCACGCCGGGCAGAAGTGCTCGGCCGCCTCGCTCGTGATCCTCGTCGGCTCGGTCGCCCGCTCGAAGCGGTTCCGAGCGCAGCTGGTCGACGCCGTGACGTCCCTCCGCGTCGGCTGGCCGAGCGACCCGGCCGCCGCGATGGGCCCGCTGATCGAGAAGCCGACCGGCAAGCTCGCGCACGCGCTGACCACCCTCGGCGCCGGGGAGTCCTGGCTCGTCGAGCCGCAGCGCCTCGACGACACCGGCCGCCTGTGGTCGCCGGGCGTCCGCGAGGGCGTCACCGAGGACAGCTACGCCCACCTCACCGAGTTCTTCGGCCCGGTGCTCGGCATCATGCACGCGGCGACCCTCGAGGACGCGATCCGCCTGCAGAACGCGACCGACTACGGCCTCACCGCCGGGCTGCACTCGCTGCACTCGGACGAGCTCGCGCTCTGGCTCGACTCGGTCGAGGCCGGCAACCTCTACGTCAACCGCGGCATCACCGGGGCGATCGTCCGCCGCCAGCCGTTCGGCGGCTGGAAGCGCTCCTCGGTCGGCGGCGGCGCGAAGGCCGGCGGCCCGAACCACCTGATCGGGCTCGGCTCGTGGAAGCCCTCGCCGGCCCGCCCGTCGACGACCCTGCACCTCCGGGGCCTGGACGACCGCGCCCGGCAGTTCATCGAGGCCGCGCAGTCCTCGCTCCAGTTCGAGCAGTTCGACCTGCTGCGCCGCTCCGCGCTCTCGGACCAGCTCGCCTGGGCGACCGAGTTCGGCGTCGTCACCGACATCTCGAAGGTCGGCGTGGAGCGCAACCTGTTCCGCTACCTCCGGGTGCCGGTCGCCGTGCGGCTGGCCGACGGCGGCGACCTCGGCGAGCTCCTCCGCGTCATCGCCGCCGCGCTGCTCGTGCGGGCACGCCTGGACGTGTCGACGTCGATCCCGCTGCCGCCCAAGGTCGCCGGGATGCTCGCCGGCGACGAGCTGCTCGAGATGGCGGGCCTGGCCCCGAAGGTGGTCGTCGAGTCGGACGCGCAGTGGCTCGCCCGTGCCGCGGCCGGCCGGATCACCGCCTCGCGGATCCGGATCGTCGGCGACATCGTCTCGGACCGGGTCGACGAGTTCGGCGGACCCCAGGGCGGCACCGCGCCGTCACTCGGCCCGGACTCCTCGATCGAGGCGCTGCAGAGCGTCCGCGACTCCACCCGCTCCTTCACCGACGTGGTGAGCGGCATGACTCGCGGCAGCACCGGCAAGCCCGTCCCGCTCGTGCGCGCGGACGGCTCGCGGGTGCCGCTGTCGACGGCGCTCGCCGAGGCGCTCGGCGGCTCGCCCGACGTCGCGATCTACGCCGACCCCGTCACTCCGGCCGGCCGCGTGGAGCTGCTGCCCTTCCTCCGGGAGCAGTCGATCTCGATCACCAACCACCGCTTCGGAGCGGCGATCGATCTGTCCGACGACGTCGTCTGA
- a CDS encoding MarR family winged helix-turn-helix transcriptional regulator: MDDGGAAGAAGTRWLTEEQLAAWLRFVAVVELLPGALDTQLQRDAGLTHFEYMTLAMLSEAPDRALRMTTLAARTNATLPRLSHVVTRLVARGYLERRPCPTDGRATNAVLTDAGLQKIVDTAPGHVATVLADVIDPLDAEQIPQLADIMTRMLTRLDPEGRMTVDAVRSALGDPGRQDGEDPADRDC, from the coding sequence ATGGATGACGGGGGAGCGGCGGGTGCGGCGGGTACGCGCTGGCTCACGGAGGAGCAGCTGGCGGCGTGGCTGCGGTTCGTCGCGGTGGTCGAGCTGCTGCCCGGCGCGCTCGACACCCAGCTGCAGCGCGACGCGGGGCTGACGCACTTCGAGTACATGACCCTCGCGATGCTCTCGGAGGCGCCCGACCGGGCCCTGCGGATGACGACGCTCGCGGCCCGCACGAACGCCACCCTCCCGCGGCTCTCGCACGTCGTCACCCGGCTCGTCGCCCGCGGCTACCTGGAGCGCCGGCCGTGCCCGACCGACGGGCGCGCGACCAACGCCGTGCTCACCGACGCCGGGCTGCAGAAGATCGTCGACACCGCCCCGGGTCACGTCGCGACGGTGCTCGCCGACGTCATCGACCCGCTCGACGCCGAGCAGATCCCGCAGCTCGCCGACATCATGACCCGGATGCTGACGCGCCTCGATCCGGAGGGCCGGATGACCGTCGACGCCGTGCGCTCGGCCCTCGGCGATCCCGGCCGGCAGGACGGCGAGGACCCGGCCGACCGCGACTGCTGA
- a CDS encoding YdeI/OmpD-associated family protein, which translates to MHYTTTLFQTGTNTGIEVPPEVLDALGGGKRPAVSVVVNGYAFQGTVGAMGGRALISFSSEKRAATGLAGGDAIEVDLELDSAPRTVAVPEDLAAALSASGATAAFDALSPSARKAHVTAVEGAKAAETRARRVAAVVAKLGA; encoded by the coding sequence GTGCACTACACGACGACGCTCTTCCAGACGGGCACCAACACCGGCATCGAGGTGCCACCCGAGGTGCTCGACGCCCTCGGCGGCGGCAAGCGGCCCGCGGTGAGCGTCGTCGTCAACGGCTACGCCTTCCAGGGCACGGTCGGCGCGATGGGCGGCCGTGCACTGATCTCCTTCTCGTCGGAGAAGCGCGCCGCGACCGGTCTGGCCGGCGGGGACGCGATCGAGGTCGACCTCGAGCTCGACTCCGCCCCGCGCACGGTCGCCGTGCCGGAGGACCTCGCCGCCGCGCTGAGCGCGTCCGGGGCCACCGCCGCCTTCGACGCCCTCTCGCCCAGCGCGCGGAAGGCCCACGTCACCGCCGTCGAGGGCGCCAAGGCCGCCGAGACTCGGGCCCGCCGCGTCGCCGCGGTCGTCGCGAAGCTCGGCGCCTGA
- a CDS encoding efflux RND transporter periplasmic adaptor subunit: protein MFPILWLVVIGAVAVALVKIAFFPDGSAEADPTVPTGELTEPTVVVGRGTVTNDLTLQGTVAADPAVPVKATAVGTVDDVYITQGATVASGDLIYDIRVETVRDPVETTGADGLVTVTQPPPSVRFERVYAPAAGVLSALGVIHDQAVAVGEVTGQVAPPTYAVTGSIDAEQLYRIQNRPTEAQIAVTGGPAAFTCTGLTITTPLAGEGETPAGETGGTGATGGSGTSFRCQVPGEVTVFPGLAATVTLAGGLAENVLVVPTTAVEGTAESGVVYRLAEDGSTEEVPVTLGLTDGISIEVTGGVDEGAEILQFVPGAAAGEGEQLEGNCVQNADGSVYCS, encoded by the coding sequence GTGTTCCCGATCCTCTGGCTGGTGGTCATCGGGGCCGTCGCGGTCGCGCTGGTCAAGATCGCGTTCTTCCCGGACGGGTCCGCCGAGGCCGACCCGACCGTGCCCACCGGTGAGCTGACCGAGCCGACCGTCGTCGTCGGCCGCGGCACCGTCACCAACGACCTCACGCTCCAGGGCACGGTCGCCGCCGACCCGGCCGTGCCGGTGAAGGCGACCGCCGTCGGCACCGTCGACGACGTCTACATCACCCAGGGCGCCACCGTCGCCTCGGGTGACCTGATCTACGACATCCGCGTCGAGACCGTGCGCGATCCCGTCGAGACCACCGGCGCCGACGGCCTGGTCACCGTCACCCAGCCGCCGCCCTCCGTCCGCTTCGAGCGCGTCTACGCGCCGGCCGCCGGCGTGCTCAGCGCCCTCGGCGTCATCCACGACCAGGCCGTCGCGGTCGGCGAGGTCACCGGCCAGGTCGCCCCGCCGACCTACGCCGTCACCGGCTCGATCGACGCCGAGCAGCTCTACCGGATCCAGAACCGGCCGACCGAGGCGCAGATCGCCGTCACCGGCGGCCCGGCCGCCTTCACCTGCACCGGGCTCACCATCACCACCCCGCTCGCCGGCGAGGGCGAGACGCCCGCGGGAGAGACCGGCGGCACCGGCGCGACCGGCGGCTCCGGCACCAGCTTCCGCTGCCAGGTCCCCGGCGAGGTGACCGTGTTCCCCGGGCTCGCCGCCACCGTCACCCTCGCGGGCGGCCTCGCGGAGAACGTGCTCGTCGTGCCGACCACCGCCGTCGAGGGCACCGCCGAGTCGGGCGTCGTCTACCGCCTCGCCGAGGACGGCTCGACCGAGGAGGTCCCGGTCACCCTCGGCCTCACCGACGGGATCAGCATCGAGGTCACCGGCGGCGTGGACGAGGGTGCCGAGATCCTGCAGTTCGTGCCGGGCGCCGCCGCCGGCGAGGGCGAGCAGCTCGAGGGGAACTGCGTGCAGAACGCCGACGGCTCGGTGTACTGCTCGTGA
- a CDS encoding ferritin-like domain-containing protein: MFDTTFIRNAIVRSSETALDRRRFFEATGVAGLGIGAAALASAPAASAEEVAAEGPGDAAVLNFALNLEYLEAEFYLRAVTGSGLASSDTGGTGKLGGVKGGRAVPFKTPWLKSFAREVANDEKAHVKFLRGQLGAAAVARPSINLEASFNAAAAAAGLIPAGGTFDPFLNEQNFLLGAFVFEDVGVTAYKGAAPLIQSKLYLEAAAGILAVEAYHAGAIRSAIYGAGLDVQAGKLSDARDSLDGPTDDDQGVKVDGQANIQPTDANGIAFSRNPGQVLNVVYLNSKATTSGGFFPAGVNGVVNTSQAN; encoded by the coding sequence ATGTTCGACACCACATTCATCCGCAACGCGATCGTCAGGAGCTCGGAGACGGCTCTCGACCGTCGCCGCTTCTTCGAGGCCACCGGCGTCGCCGGACTCGGCATCGGAGCGGCGGCCCTGGCCTCCGCCCCCGCCGCCTCGGCCGAAGAGGTCGCCGCTGAGGGCCCCGGCGACGCCGCCGTCCTCAACTTCGCGCTCAACCTCGAGTACCTCGAGGCCGAGTTCTACCTCCGCGCCGTCACCGGCTCCGGCCTCGCGAGCAGCGACACCGGCGGCACCGGCAAGCTCGGCGGCGTCAAGGGCGGCCGCGCCGTCCCCTTCAAGACCCCGTGGCTGAAGTCCTTCGCCCGCGAGGTCGCCAACGACGAGAAGGCGCACGTCAAGTTCCTCCGCGGCCAGCTCGGTGCTGCCGCTGTCGCCCGCCCCTCGATCAACCTCGAGGCCAGCTTCAACGCCGCGGCCGCCGCGGCCGGCCTCATCCCCGCGGGCGGCACGTTCGACCCGTTCCTCAACGAGCAGAACTTCCTGCTCGGCGCCTTCGTCTTCGAGGACGTCGGAGTCACCGCCTACAAGGGCGCTGCCCCCCTCATCCAGTCGAAGCTCTACCTGGAGGCGGCCGCCGGCATCCTCGCGGTCGAGGCCTACCACGCCGGTGCCATCCGCTCGGCGATCTACGGCGCCGGACTCGACGTGCAGGCGGGCAAGCTGTCCGACGCGCGCGACAGCCTCGACGGCCCCACCGACGACGACCAGGGCGTCAAGGTCGACGGGCAGGCCAACATCCAGCCCACCGACGCCAACGGCATCGCCTTCAGCCGCAACCCCGGCCAGGTCCTGAACGTCGTCTACCTGAACAGCAAGGCCACGACCTCCGGTGGATTCTTCCCCGCCGGCGTCAACGGCGTCGTCAACACCAGCCAGGCCAACTAG
- a CDS encoding ABC transporter ATP-binding protein, with amino-acid sequence MTDGKRTILRLEGIRKVVPLPDAPPLTILDGVDLEVGEGDHVSVVGRSGSGKSTLLNILGLIDEPTEGRMLLEGKPTESLSSRARARIRGGSIGFIFQQFNLLEGRTARENVMTPLLYATGTEFWRRASLAAEMLERVGLGHRVDSMPGRMSGGEQQRIAIARALVRRPRLILADEPTGALDTDTGESVMSLLDEIAQESGSALVTITHDPAIAARAERHYRLDHGRLSASTSATAAPATSSGRH; translated from the coding sequence GTGACCGACGGCAAGCGCACGATCCTGCGGCTCGAGGGGATCCGCAAGGTCGTCCCCCTGCCCGACGCACCCCCGCTGACGATCCTCGACGGCGTCGACCTGGAGGTCGGCGAGGGCGACCACGTCTCGGTCGTCGGCCGCAGCGGCTCCGGCAAGTCGACGCTCCTGAACATCCTCGGCCTGATCGACGAGCCGACGGAGGGGCGGATGCTGCTCGAGGGGAAGCCCACCGAGTCGCTCTCCTCGCGGGCCCGCGCGCGGATCCGCGGCGGCAGCATCGGCTTCATCTTCCAGCAGTTCAATCTGCTCGAGGGCCGCACCGCCCGCGAGAACGTGATGACGCCGCTGCTCTACGCCACCGGCACCGAGTTCTGGCGGCGGGCGTCGCTGGCCGCCGAGATGCTGGAGCGGGTCGGGCTGGGGCACCGGGTCGACTCGATGCCCGGCCGGATGTCCGGCGGCGAGCAGCAGCGGATCGCCATCGCGCGGGCGCTGGTCCGCCGTCCGCGGCTGATCCTCGCCGACGAGCCGACCGGCGCGCTCGACACCGACACCGGCGAGAGCGTGATGAGCCTGCTCGACGAGATCGCCCAGGAGTCCGGCTCGGCCCTGGTCACCATCACCCACGACCCGGCGATCGCGGCGCGCGCCGAGCGGCACTACCGGCTCGACCACGGCAGGCTCAGCGCCTCGACGTCCGCGACCGCCGCCCCCGCAACGAGCTCGGGGCGGCACTGA